The following coding sequences are from one bacterium window:
- a CDS encoding LacI family DNA-binding transcriptional regulator, with product MMSPVTILDVAKAAGVAKSTVSRVLNGRGKSSRISPTTQNRILMIVRQMGYQANESARHVALGNTPFYYAKLAEGSGQFAVGSEQSEPIQETQETSEQFAVGSGQSEPIQETQETSEQFAVGSGQPEPIPETVPVVLETPVVVTELAVVEETSEQFAGGSVQSEPVPETVPVMEEAPVVVQEPAVTEEMSEQFAVGSGQPEPTPETIPVVLETPVVVPEPAVTEETSGQFAVSSPQSGSIPETVPVGEETPVVTPEPAVTIEPAPEPMPEPAPLVSEPVITPEPVIVETPTPVTVTEPTLPPQPEPVPVLVPAAQETPVAIPEPTIVTEPTTEP from the coding sequence ATGATGTCACCCGTCACAATTTTGGACGTTGCCAAAGCCGCTGGAGTCGCAAAATCGACCGTCTCTCGCGTCCTTAATGGGCGGGGGAAATCATCACGAATCAGCCCTACCACCCAGAACCGGATCCTCATGATCGTCCGCCAGATGGGATACCAGGCGAATGAATCAGCCCGCCATGTCGCCTTGGGGAACACTCCCTTCTACTATGCAAAGTTAGCAGAGGGCAGTGGGCAGTTTGCAGTTGGCAGTGAGCAGTCGGAGCCGATCCAAGAAACGCAGGAGACGAGTGAGCAGTTTGCAGTTGGCAGTGGGCAGTCGGAGCCGATCCAAGAAACGCAGGAGACGAGTGAGCAGTTTGCAGTTGGCAGTGGGCAGCCAGAACCAATTCCAGAGACGGTGCCCGTCGTGTTGGAAACTCCTGTTGTGGTTACGGAGCTGGCTGTCGTGGAAGAGACGAGTGAGCAGTTTGCAGGGGGCAGTGTGCAGTCGGAACCAGTCCCGGAGACGGTGCCAGTTATGGAGGAAGCACCGGTTGTGGTTCAGGAACCGGCTGTCACGGAGGAGATGAGTGAGCAGTTTGCAGTCGGCAGTGGGCAGCCAGAACCAACCCCGGAGACGATACCCGTCGTGTTGGAAACTCCTGTTGTGGTTCCGGAACCTGCTGTCACGGAGGAGACGAGTGGGCAGTTTGCAGTGAGCAGTCCGCAGTCGGGATCAATCCCGGAGACGGTGCCAGTCGGGGAAGAAACTCCGGTAGTCACTCCGGAACCGGCTGTCACTATTGAGCCTGCACCGGAGCCGATGCCAGAGCCTGCGCCATTAGTATCGGAGCCTGTCATTACGCCGGAGCCGGTGATCGTGGAGACACCTACACCGGTGACGGTAACAGAACCGACTCTGCCGCCCCAGCCGGAACCCGTCCCGGTGTTGGTGCCTGCCGCACAAGAAACTCCGGTCGCGATTCCGGAACCGACTATCGTTACGGAACCAACGACAGAGCCTTAG
- a CDS encoding DUF5678 domain-containing protein: MSTVTIKLPKGCSSGIIATQSVRDRRVVAHGRHLKSVLQRAVKAGSVEPVIMFVPHPDGRYVY, from the coding sequence ATGTCTACGGTCACCATCAAACTACCTAAGGGATGTTCCAGTGGCATCATTGCGACTCAGTCCGTTCGAGACAGGCGAGTAGTCGCACATGGGCGCCATTTGAAGTCCGTGCTACAGCGCGCAGTAAAAGCAGGCTCTGTAGAGCCTGTAATCATGTTCGTTCCGCATCCCGATGGCCGGTATGTCTACTGA
- a CDS encoding PIN domain-containing protein: MGLGITLPYSQKIQRVSGPPVLFEVAWTLRSAYELSPSQIHDILDAIAAFPNLSLSDEATVLSAISLARESGVEFADAYIAASAQSMGVDQIATFNTRHFKRLDTALFHW, translated from the coding sequence TTGGGCCTGGGTATCACCCTACCCTATTCGCAAAAGATTCAACGGGTCAGTGGACCGCCAGTCTTATTTGAAGTGGCGTGGACATTGCGAAGTGCCTATGAACTTTCACCCAGCCAAATTCATGACATCCTGGATGCCATAGCGGCTTTTCCCAATCTATCTCTATCCGACGAGGCCACCGTGCTTTCGGCGATCAGCTTGGCGCGCGAATCGGGTGTGGAATTTGCCGATGCCTATATTGCCGCCTCCGCCCAGTCCATGGGCGTGGATCAAATCGCCACCTTTAACACCAGGCATTTCAAGCGCCTTGATACCGCTTTGTTTCACTGGTAA